A single genomic interval of Candidatus Macondimonas diazotrophica harbors:
- a CDS encoding alpha/beta hydrolase produces the protein MSKWSGMVPRWTAPLRNWFGVRRVHTARFGNDARQCLDVYRPAGSSPMPVIVFFYGGRWKQGHRRLYSLLARRLAALGAVVIVPDYRLYPAVRFPVFVEDGAAAVDWVLRHVAQWGGDPERVHLMGHSAGAHIGALLSLDPRYLGVHGHSPATLAGFVGLAGPYDFMPFQTDELVDTFGPAERHEESQPIRFVDGRNPPFLLLHGSKDRVVGPGNSKRLWRRIEGCGGRARMVFLEQANHVNILWGLVVPFSAALTGVRREVAGFITGGAEELPNPPSDVVSLK, from the coding sequence ATGAGCAAATGGAGCGGGATGGTGCCCCGATGGACGGCGCCTTTACGGAACTGGTTTGGTGTGCGGCGGGTTCATACCGCCCGATTCGGGAATGACGCACGCCAGTGTCTGGACGTTTACCGGCCGGCAGGCTCCTCACCGATGCCGGTCATCGTGTTTTTCTATGGCGGGCGCTGGAAGCAGGGTCACCGGCGTTTGTACAGTCTGCTGGCGCGCCGTCTGGCCGCCCTCGGCGCAGTGGTGATCGTTCCGGACTATCGGCTCTATCCGGCTGTACGTTTCCCGGTCTTCGTGGAAGACGGGGCGGCAGCGGTCGATTGGGTGTTGCGTCATGTCGCGCAGTGGGGCGGGGATCCGGAGCGCGTTCATCTCATGGGTCATTCGGCGGGCGCCCATATCGGTGCGCTGCTCAGCCTTGATCCGCGTTATCTCGGTGTGCATGGGCATTCGCCGGCGACATTGGCGGGATTCGTGGGCTTGGCCGGACCCTATGACTTCATGCCCTTTCAGACCGATGAGTTGGTCGACACATTCGGTCCAGCCGAACGGCATGAGGAATCCCAGCCGATCCGCTTCGTCGATGGCCGAAACCCGCCTTTTCTATTGTTGCACGGCTCCAAGGATCGGGTCGTCGGACCTGGGAACAGCAAGCGGTTGTGGCGCCGAATCGAAGGATGCGGCGGGCGTGCGCGTATGGTGTTTCTGGAACAGGCCAACCATGTCAACATCCTCTGGGGCTTGGTGGTGCCCTTTTCTGCGGCATTGACCGGCGTTCGACGCGAGGTCGCTGGATTCATCACGGGCGGTGCCGAAGAACTGCCAAATCCTCCCAGCGACGTTGTTTCATTGAAGTGA
- the tkt gene encoding transketolase, whose translation MPSRRKLANAIRALAMDAVQEAKSGHPGAPMGMADIAEVLWNDFLRHDPADPRWPDRDRFVLSNGHGSMLLYALLHLSGYALSRDDLQQFRQLHSKTPGHPEYGMTPGVETTTGPLGQGLANAVGMALAERLLAARFNRREFSIVDHFTYAFAGDGCLMEGISHEVCSLAGTWQLGKLIVFYDDNGISIDGPVQGWFTDDTPARFEAYGWQVIRNVDGHDADAVREAIQLARGDANRPSLICCKTVIGFGAPNKQGSESTHGAPLGPEEIAAARERLGWPYAPFEIPEEIAAAWDGRERGGRLSGRWRALFARYREAHPELAAEFERRLAGDLPADWSQTCAGWVADVAAQGANLATRQASQKALERLGPVLPELVGGSADLTHSNLTHWSGSVSFSTERPDANSIAYGVREFGMAAINNGLALHGGFVPFGATFLVFSDYARNAIRMAALMRQRSIFVLTHDSIGLGEDGPTHQPVEHLASLRLIPNLHLWRPCDAVESQVAWQQAVAYREGPSALVFSRQSCPHQGRDAAQLEAIHRGGYILRDTPGTPDALILATGSEVALAMAAAERLADEGVTARVISMPCAEAFAEQDADYRERVLPSAVTRRVAVEAAHPLYWRAFVGLQGRVIGLDRFGESAPAAALMTHFGFTVDNVVATVRDLL comes from the coding sequence ATGCCGTCACGTCGAAAGCTCGCCAACGCCATCCGGGCGCTGGCCATGGACGCAGTGCAGGAAGCCAAATCCGGGCATCCGGGCGCGCCGATGGGGATGGCGGACATCGCCGAAGTGCTGTGGAATGATTTCTTGCGCCATGATCCTGCCGATCCGCGCTGGCCGGACCGGGACCGCTTCGTGCTGTCGAATGGCCATGGCTCCATGCTGCTCTATGCCCTGCTGCATCTGTCCGGTTACGCGCTGAGCCGCGATGATCTGCAGCAGTTCCGGCAGTTGCACAGCAAGACGCCGGGACACCCCGAGTATGGCATGACGCCCGGCGTGGAAACCACGACCGGACCGCTTGGGCAGGGTCTGGCCAACGCGGTGGGCATGGCGCTGGCGGAGCGCCTCCTTGCAGCACGGTTCAATCGCCGCGAGTTTTCGATCGTCGATCACTTTACCTATGCTTTTGCCGGTGATGGCTGCCTGATGGAGGGGATTTCCCATGAGGTCTGTTCTCTGGCCGGTACTTGGCAGCTTGGCAAGCTGATCGTCTTTTACGATGACAACGGCATCTCGATTGACGGACCGGTACAGGGCTGGTTCACCGATGATACGCCGGCGCGCTTCGAGGCCTACGGCTGGCAGGTCATCCGCAATGTGGACGGGCACGATGCCGACGCGGTCCGCGAGGCGATCCAGCTGGCTCGAGGTGACGCCAACCGCCCGAGCCTGATTTGTTGCAAGACCGTGATCGGCTTCGGTGCCCCCAACAAGCAGGGCTCCGAGTCGACGCACGGGGCGCCACTGGGACCCGAGGAAATCGCGGCCGCGCGCGAGCGGCTCGGCTGGCCGTATGCTCCGTTTGAAATTCCCGAGGAGATCGCGGCAGCCTGGGATGGTCGCGAGCGGGGCGGCCGGTTGTCGGGCCGCTGGCGCGCCTTGTTCGCGCGCTACCGCGAGGCTCATCCTGAGTTGGCCGCCGAATTCGAGCGCCGCTTGGCCGGTGATTTGCCGGCGGATTGGTCACAGACCTGCGCAGGATGGGTCGCGGACGTGGCAGCCCAGGGCGCGAATCTGGCGACCCGTCAGGCTTCACAGAAAGCGCTGGAACGACTTGGGCCCGTCTTGCCCGAGCTGGTCGGGGGTTCTGCGGACCTCACACATTCCAATCTCACCCACTGGTCAGGTTCGGTGAGTTTCTCGACCGAACGGCCCGATGCCAACAGCATCGCCTATGGGGTGCGTGAATTCGGCATGGCGGCGATCAACAATGGCCTGGCACTGCACGGCGGCTTCGTTCCCTTCGGCGCCACCTTCCTCGTGTTCTCCGATTATGCGCGCAACGCCATCCGCATGGCGGCCCTGATGCGCCAGCGCAGCATCTTCGTGCTGACGCATGATTCCATTGGTCTGGGCGAGGATGGCCCTACGCATCAGCCGGTCGAGCATTTGGCCAGTCTGCGCCTGATTCCGAACCTGCACCTCTGGCGGCCGTGCGACGCGGTCGAGTCCCAGGTCGCCTGGCAGCAGGCGGTGGCCTATCGTGAGGGGCCTTCGGCGCTGGTGTTTTCGCGCCAGAGCTGTCCCCATCAGGGGCGCGATGCGGCGCAGCTCGAAGCGATTCACCGGGGTGGCTATATCCTGCGCGACACGCCGGGCACGCCGGATGCGCTGATCCTGGCGACCGGATCGGAAGTGGCGCTGGCCATGGCGGCTGCCGAGCGTTTGGCGGACGAGGGCGTGACGGCGCGCGTGATCTCGATGCCGTGCGCGGAGGCTTTTGCGGAGCAGGATGCAGATTATCGGGAACGGGTTCTGCCTTCTGCGGTGACACGCCGCGTCGCCGTGGAAGCGGCTCACCCCTTGTATTGGCGAGCCTTCGTGGGTCTCCAGGGGCGGGTGATCGGGCTTGATCGCTTCGGCGAGTCCGCTCCGGCGGCAGCATTGATGACTCATTTCGGGTTTACGGTGGACAACGTGGTTGCGACCGTTCGAGACCTACTCTGA
- a CDS encoding AAA family ATPase — protein MRFEGTDSYVATRELTLAVNAAITLERPLLVKGEPGTGKTLLAEEVARALGRPLFQWHVKSTSKAQQGLYEYDAVSRLRDSQLGDPRVHDIAHYIKKGPVWESFQSTERPVLLIDEIDKADIEFPNDLLRELDRMEFYVYETQTLVRAAHRPVIIITSNNEKELPDAFLRRCFFHYIRFPDRENMGRIVDVHFPGIKQELVREAMEVFFDLREVPGLKKKPSTSELLDWLKLLLAEDIPAESIRSTDPNNLIPPLYGALLKNEQDIHLFERLAFIARRQGNL, from the coding sequence ATGCGTTTTGAAGGTACCGATTCCTACGTTGCGACCCGCGAACTCACCTTGGCCGTAAACGCCGCGATCACGCTGGAGCGGCCGCTTCTGGTCAAGGGTGAGCCGGGTACCGGCAAGACTCTATTGGCCGAGGAAGTGGCCCGGGCACTGGGCCGGCCCTTGTTCCAGTGGCACGTCAAGTCCACCAGCAAGGCTCAACAGGGGCTGTATGAGTACGACGCGGTCTCCCGTTTGCGGGATTCACAGCTCGGCGACCCCCGCGTGCATGATATTGCGCACTACATCAAGAAGGGCCCGGTCTGGGAATCTTTTCAGAGCACCGAGCGGCCTGTGCTCCTGATCGATGAGATCGACAAGGCCGATATCGAATTTCCCAACGATCTGCTGCGTGAACTGGATCGCATGGAATTCTATGTCTACGAGACGCAGACGCTGGTTCGCGCGGCGCATCGCCCTGTCATCATCATCACCAGCAACAACGAGAAGGAATTGCCCGACGCCTTCCTGCGCCGCTGTTTCTTTCACTACATCCGTTTTCCGGACCGGGAGAACATGGGGCGGATCGTGGATGTCCATTTTCCGGGTATCAAGCAAGAGCTGGTTCGCGAGGCGATGGAGGTGTTCTTCGACCTGCGCGAGGTGCCCGGCTTGAAGAAAAAGCCGTCCACCTCCGAGCTGCTGGACTGGCTGAAGCTTCTACTGGCCGAGGACATCCCGGCCGAGTCGATCCGCAGCACCGATCCGAACAACCTCATTCCGCCGCTCTACGGCGCGTTGCTCAAGAACGAGCAGGATATCCATCTGTTCGAACGGCTCGCGTTCATTGCCCGTCGCCAGGGCAATCTCTGA
- a CDS encoding vWA domain-containing protein, whose protein sequence is MLVDFFFALRQGGVPVTITEFLSLLAALDKRVVVASLDDFYFLARTCLVKDERHYDRFDQVFGAYFKGAEDRMEQLAQAVADGRIPPEWLARRNELNLSPEEQALIESLGGWEKLMEALRERLENQKERHEGGNRNIGTAGRSPFGAYGYNPEGVRIGQGGPRHRSAVKVWDQREFRNYDDQVELGTRNIKVALKRLRQFVREGNELELDLDDTIRATARNAGYLDLKLVPERRNQVKVLLFMDVGGSMDDHVRIAQELFSAARAEFKHLEYFYFHNFLYEWLWKDNRRRRTERMPTADVLATFGPDYKVIFVGDATMSPYEILHEGGSVEHHNPEAGAVWMRRMQAHFRRIIWLNPEPENRWEGTPSINIIRQLMDGQMYPLTLDGLTQGLRALNTGRSTTANVRPHEPIL, encoded by the coding sequence ATGCTGGTCGATTTCTTCTTTGCACTGCGCCAGGGCGGGGTTCCGGTCACGATCACGGAATTTCTCAGTCTTCTGGCCGCGCTCGACAAGCGCGTAGTGGTGGCCAGTCTGGACGACTTCTACTTCCTGGCGCGTACCTGTCTGGTGAAGGATGAACGTCACTACGACCGCTTCGATCAGGTATTCGGCGCCTACTTCAAGGGTGCCGAGGACCGTATGGAACAGCTCGCTCAGGCGGTGGCGGACGGACGGATTCCACCCGAGTGGCTGGCGCGGCGCAACGAGCTCAATCTTTCGCCCGAGGAGCAGGCGCTGATCGAGTCGCTGGGCGGTTGGGAAAAGCTGATGGAGGCCTTGCGCGAGCGTCTGGAAAACCAGAAGGAGCGCCATGAGGGGGGCAATCGAAACATCGGCACAGCGGGGCGTTCCCCGTTCGGCGCTTACGGCTACAACCCTGAGGGCGTTCGCATCGGCCAGGGGGGTCCCCGCCATCGCAGCGCGGTAAAGGTCTGGGATCAGCGTGAGTTCCGCAATTACGACGATCAAGTCGAATTGGGCACCCGCAATATCAAGGTCGCGCTCAAGCGCCTGCGCCAATTCGTGCGCGAGGGCAACGAGCTCGAACTTGATCTCGACGACACCATCCGGGCAACCGCCCGCAATGCCGGCTACCTGGACCTCAAACTCGTGCCCGAGCGGCGCAATCAGGTCAAGGTGCTGCTGTTCATGGATGTAGGCGGTTCGATGGACGACCATGTTCGGATCGCTCAGGAGCTGTTTTCGGCAGCGCGCGCCGAGTTCAAGCACCTGGAATATTTCTATTTCCACAACTTCCTCTATGAATGGCTATGGAAAGACAACCGGCGCCGGCGCACTGAGCGCATGCCGACGGCGGACGTGCTCGCGACCTTCGGTCCGGACTACAAGGTGATCTTCGTCGGTGATGCCACCATGAGTCCTTATGAAATCCTGCATGAGGGCGGCAGCGTGGAGCACCACAATCCGGAAGCGGGCGCGGTCTGGATGCGCCGGATGCAGGCGCATTTCCGACGCATCATCTGGCTCAATCCCGAGCCCGAGAACCGCTGGGAAGGTACGCCCTCGATCAATATCATCCGCCAGCTCATGGACGGGCAGATGTATCCCCTGACCCTGGATGGCCTGACGCAGGGCTTGCGCGCGCTCAATACCGGTCGCTCGACGACTGCGAACGTGCGGCCCCACGAGCCGATTCTCTAG
- a CDS encoding phosphoglycerate kinase: MAILKMTDLELRGKRVLIREDLNVPVKDGKVTSDARIRASLPTIQAALDAGAAVMVMSHLGRPKEGEFDPALSLAPVAAALSEALERDVPLQRDWLDEVVVAPGELVLLENVRFNVGEKKDDEALARRMAALCDVYVMDAFGTAHRAEASTHGVARFAAVACAGPLLTGELDALGRALTEPARPLVAVVAGSKVSTKLTILEALIEKVDRLIPGGGIANTFLAAAGQPIGKSLHEPELIDEARRLMTAAEAKGVAIPLPVDVVVATEFSEQAKGAVKAVQAVGADDMILDIGPETARQYAALAEQAGTIVWNGPVGVFEFPEFRDGTRALAEAIADSGAFSIAGGGDTLAAIDLFGVADRISYVSTGGGAFLEFLEGKTLPAVAALQARAIA, encoded by the coding sequence ATGGCAATCCTCAAGATGACCGATCTCGAACTGCGCGGAAAGCGCGTGCTGATCCGTGAAGACCTGAATGTGCCGGTCAAGGACGGGAAGGTCACCAGCGACGCTCGCATTCGAGCCAGCTTGCCGACCATCCAGGCCGCGCTGGATGCGGGCGCTGCGGTCATGGTGATGTCCCATCTCGGACGCCCCAAGGAGGGCGAATTCGATCCGGCCTTGTCGTTGGCGCCCGTCGCCGCCGCCCTGAGCGAAGCCCTGGAGCGGGACGTCCCGTTGCAGCGCGACTGGCTCGATGAGGTGGTAGTGGCGCCGGGTGAATTGGTGCTGCTCGAAAACGTGCGGTTCAACGTGGGCGAGAAGAAGGACGATGAGGCGCTGGCGCGTCGTATGGCGGCCTTGTGCGATGTGTATGTGATGGATGCCTTCGGGACGGCGCATCGCGCCGAAGCCTCGACTCACGGCGTCGCCCGTTTCGCAGCGGTGGCTTGCGCGGGGCCTTTGCTGACCGGGGAACTCGACGCGCTCGGACGGGCGCTGACCGAGCCGGCACGTCCGTTGGTTGCCGTAGTGGCCGGTTCCAAGGTATCGACCAAACTCACCATTCTCGAGGCCCTGATCGAAAAGGTCGACCGGCTGATCCCCGGGGGCGGCATTGCCAACACCTTCTTGGCCGCAGCCGGTCAGCCCATTGGCAAGTCGCTCCATGAGCCGGAGCTGATCGATGAAGCGCGTCGCCTGATGACTGCTGCCGAAGCGAAGGGGGTGGCGATCCCGTTGCCCGTCGACGTGGTGGTGGCGACCGAGTTTTCAGAGCAGGCTAAAGGTGCCGTCAAGGCGGTACAGGCAGTCGGAGCCGATGACATGATTCTGGATATCGGGCCGGAAACGGCGCGCCAGTACGCGGCGCTGGCCGAGCAGGCCGGCACGATCGTCTGGAACGGCCCGGTGGGGGTATTCGAGTTTCCTGAATTTCGAGACGGAACACGGGCCTTGGCCGAAGCCATCGCGGACAGCGGGGCATTCTCCATTGCCGGCGGCGGCGACACCCTTGCGGCCATCGATCTGTTCGGCGTCGCGGATCGCATTTCCTACGTATCGACCGGTGGCGGTGCATTCCTGGAATTCCTGGAAGGCAAGACCTTGCCGGCCGTGGCGGCGTTGCAGGCACGGGCCATTGCCTGA
- a CDS encoding S-methyl-5'-thioinosine phosphorylase, translating into MSEATMQNQTVTAVIGGTGLTRLEGLVLDEDRVIETPYGAPSSPLHLGHYAGHPVVFLARHGQDHRFAPHQVNYRANIWALHHLGIRRVVAVAAVGGIHPALGPAQLAVPDQIIDYTWGRAHTFSEEGRVLHADCTEPYDGALRAALIRATAAAGVEALSQGVYAVTQGPRLETAAEVRKLRAEGCDMVGMTAMPEAALARELDLAYATLAVSVNWAAGLGPEGSDIHGDIVASLERGMDKVRRVLRVVLGEA; encoded by the coding sequence ATGAGCGAGGCAACGATGCAGAACCAGACTGTCACCGCTGTCATCGGCGGCACCGGGCTCACCCGATTGGAAGGCCTGGTCCTCGATGAAGACCGGGTCATCGAGACACCCTATGGGGCGCCGTCCTCGCCGCTCCATCTGGGCCATTATGCCGGCCATCCGGTGGTCTTCCTGGCCCGCCATGGGCAGGATCATCGCTTCGCGCCGCATCAGGTGAACTATCGCGCCAACATCTGGGCACTGCATCACCTGGGCATCCGGCGGGTCGTCGCCGTTGCCGCGGTCGGCGGGATCCACCCCGCGTTGGGACCGGCGCAGTTGGCGGTTCCGGACCAGATCATCGACTACACCTGGGGGCGTGCGCACACCTTTTCCGAGGAAGGCCGCGTGCTGCATGCCGATTGCACGGAACCCTACGACGGCGCCCTGCGTGCAGCGCTCATCCGCGCCACAGCCGCAGCCGGGGTGGAGGCGTTGTCACAGGGGGTCTATGCAGTGACTCAGGGGCCGCGCCTGGAAACCGCTGCCGAGGTGCGCAAGCTGCGCGCGGAGGGTTGCGACATGGTCGGGATGACGGCCATGCCGGAGGCGGCGCTGGCCCGCGAACTGGATCTGGCCTATGCCACCTTGGCGGTTTCGGTCAATTGGGCGGCCGGGCTCGGACCCGAGGGCAGCGACATCCATGGCGATATCGTGGCCAGCCTGGAGCGCGGCATGGACAAGGTGCGCCGTGTGCTGCGGGTAGTGCTCGGCGAGGCCTGA
- the gap gene encoding type I glyceraldehyde-3-phosphate dehydrogenase, with protein MAIKVAINGYGRIGRNVLRALYESGRTGEIQIVAINDLGDAKTNAHLTRHDTTHGKFPGTVAVEGDYMIVNGDKIRVLANRNPAELPWGELGVDVVMECTGFFTSKEKASAHLKGGAKKVIISAPGGKDVDATIVYGVNHGVLKATDTVISNASCTTNCLAPLVKPLHEKLGLVEGLMNTIHAYTNDQVLTDVYHEDLRRARSATHSMIPTKTGAAAAVGLVLPELNGKLDGFAIRVPTINVSMVDLTFTAGRATTVDEVNQILKDAAAGELKGILNVNEDPLVSVDFNHNPASSTADLTLTKVIDGRLVKVCSWYDNEWGFSNRMLDTALALTKAQ; from the coding sequence ATGGCAATCAAAGTGGCAATCAATGGATATGGCCGCATCGGCCGCAATGTCTTGCGGGCGCTGTATGAATCCGGGCGCACCGGGGAAATCCAGATCGTCGCGATCAACGATCTCGGCGATGCCAAGACCAACGCGCACCTGACGCGCCATGACACGACCCATGGCAAGTTTCCCGGCACGGTGGCCGTGGAAGGCGACTACATGATCGTCAACGGCGACAAGATCCGCGTGCTGGCCAACCGCAACCCAGCCGAGCTGCCCTGGGGCGAGCTGGGCGTCGATGTCGTCATGGAATGCACGGGCTTTTTCACCAGCAAGGAAAAGGCTTCCGCACATCTGAAGGGCGGTGCCAAGAAAGTCATCATCTCCGCACCCGGTGGCAAGGATGTGGATGCCACCATCGTCTACGGCGTCAACCACGGTGTCCTCAAGGCGACCGATACGGTCATCAGCAACGCCAGCTGCACCACCAACTGTCTGGCGCCGCTGGTCAAGCCGCTGCATGAGAAGCTGGGACTGGTTGAAGGCTTGATGAACACCATCCACGCCTACACCAACGATCAGGTGCTGACCGACGTCTATCATGAAGATCTGCGCCGGGCTCGCAGTGCCACCCATTCCATGATCCCGACCAAGACCGGGGCGGCGGCGGCGGTGGGCCTCGTGTTGCCCGAGCTGAACGGCAAGCTGGACGGCTTCGCCATTCGCGTGCCGACCATCAACGTGTCGATGGTCGACCTCACCTTCACCGCTGGGCGCGCAACGACGGTCGATGAAGTCAACCAGATTCTCAAGGACGCCGCGGCCGGCGAGCTCAAGGGTATCCTGAATGTGAATGAGGATCCGCTGGTGTCGGTGGACTTCAACCATAATCCGGCCTCTTCCACGGCCGATCTGACCCTCACCAAGGTGATCGACGGCCGTCTGGTGAAGGTCTGCTCGTGGTATGACAACGAATGGGGCTTCTCCAACCGTATGCTGGATACCGCTCTGGCGCTAACCAAGGCGCAGTGA
- a CDS encoding electron transfer flavoprotein-ubiquinone oxidoreductase, with protein MVEREVMEFDVVIVGAGPAGLSCACRILQMAEQAGQEIEVCVVEKGSELGAHSLSGAIFEPTALNELFPDWKERGAPLNVPVSHDEMYFLLSEQRSVLTPNALLPKPMHNEGNYVISLGQLVRWLGDQAEAMGANIFPGYAAADVIYDDKGTVCGVVTGDMGVSKKGEPKDSYTPGVELRAKYTVFAEGCRGHLGKRLMQQFDLRSDCDVQHYGIGLKEIWEIDPAKHKPGLVVHTAGWPMDTRTEGGGFLYHWEDNKVLCGYIIALDYKNPYLFPFKEFQRWKTHPAIRETLEGGKRISYGARAVNKGGLNSLPKLTFPGGMMVGCEAGFLNPAKIKGNHTAMKTGMLAGEAIVEALTAGDTGGQDLVSYEEKVKNSWVWEELYKSRNWTPALHKFGVLMGAPFQFIDQNIAGGKLPFTLHANTADYAELKMASDSKPIDYPKPDGVISFDLPSSVYLSGTNHEEDQPVHLTLKDPEVPIGQNLPVYDEPAQRYCPAGVYEVVKDDDGKPRFQINAQNCVHCKTCDIKDPAQNINWVTPEGGGGPNYMIM; from the coding sequence ATGGTGGAACGGGAAGTAATGGAGTTCGATGTCGTCATCGTCGGCGCGGGCCCGGCCGGATTGTCCTGCGCCTGCCGTATTCTCCAGATGGCTGAACAAGCTGGCCAAGAGATCGAGGTCTGCGTGGTCGAGAAAGGCTCGGAACTCGGCGCGCACAGCCTGTCCGGAGCGATCTTCGAGCCGACCGCACTCAACGAGCTGTTCCCCGATTGGAAGGAGCGCGGCGCGCCCCTGAATGTGCCGGTCAGCCATGACGAGATGTACTTCCTGCTGAGCGAACAGCGCTCGGTACTGACCCCCAATGCACTCCTGCCCAAGCCCATGCACAACGAAGGCAACTACGTCATCAGCCTGGGCCAGCTGGTGCGCTGGCTGGGCGATCAGGCCGAAGCCATGGGTGCCAACATCTTCCCCGGCTACGCCGCCGCCGATGTGATCTACGACGACAAGGGGACGGTCTGCGGTGTCGTCACGGGCGACATGGGCGTGTCCAAGAAAGGCGAACCCAAGGACAGCTATACCCCGGGCGTGGAACTGCGCGCCAAGTACACGGTGTTCGCCGAAGGCTGCCGCGGGCATCTGGGCAAGCGCCTGATGCAACAGTTCGACCTGCGCAGCGACTGCGATGTCCAGCATTACGGCATCGGGCTCAAGGAAATCTGGGAAATCGATCCCGCCAAGCACAAACCCGGACTGGTGGTTCATACCGCGGGCTGGCCCATGGACACCCGGACCGAAGGCGGCGGCTTTCTCTATCACTGGGAAGACAACAAGGTTCTGTGCGGCTACATCATTGCGCTCGACTACAAGAATCCCTACCTCTTTCCGTTCAAGGAATTCCAGCGCTGGAAGACCCATCCCGCGATCCGCGAAACCCTGGAAGGCGGCAAGCGCATTTCCTATGGCGCCCGGGCGGTGAACAAGGGGGGGCTGAACTCCCTGCCCAAGCTGACCTTCCCCGGCGGCATGATGGTCGGATGCGAGGCCGGCTTCCTCAATCCTGCCAAGATCAAGGGCAACCATACCGCCATGAAGACCGGCATGCTGGCCGGCGAAGCCATCGTGGAAGCGCTCACCGCCGGCGACACCGGCGGCCAGGATCTGGTGAGCTACGAAGAGAAGGTCAAGAATTCCTGGGTGTGGGAGGAACTGTACAAATCCCGCAACTGGACCCCGGCACTGCACAAGTTCGGCGTTCTCATGGGCGCACCGTTCCAGTTCATCGACCAGAACATCGCCGGCGGCAAGCTGCCGTTTACCCTGCACGCCAATACCGCCGATTATGCCGAGCTCAAGATGGCGAGCGACAGCAAACCCATCGACTATCCCAAGCCCGACGGCGTGATCAGTTTCGACCTGCCGTCATCGGTCTACCTCTCCGGAACCAACCACGAGGAAGACCAGCCCGTCCATCTGACGTTGAAGGACCCGGAAGTGCCCATTGGGCAGAACCTGCCGGTCTACGACGAACCCGCGCAGCGCTATTGCCCGGCCGGTGTTTATGAGGTGGTCAAGGACGACGATGGCAAGCCGCGCTTCCAGATCAACGCGCAGAACTGCGTTCATTGCAAGACCTGCGACATCAAGGATCCCGCCCAGAACATCAACTGGGTCACACCCGAAGGCGGCGGCGGTCCCAACTACATGATCATGTAA
- the thpR gene encoding RNA 2',3'-cyclic phosphodiesterase, translating into MRDSTITRAERDGRRRLFFGLRPSADCASSWLQGARLALGEPDWLRWQAPADVHLTIHFLGMVETAAQARLIGTVTAEIAGQRPFAIHAERGLWFPDALRPVVLAMSVTRGVSLTHLAARVANAVRDASLSSDPRPFQPHITLARLRRRHPALPVAPSLSAGRFSASELILFESAGAGGPVRYHPCHVFRFTGSVSA; encoded by the coding sequence ATGCGCGATTCCACCATCACACGGGCCGAACGTGACGGCCGCAGGCGATTGTTTTTCGGCTTGAGGCCGTCGGCCGACTGTGCCTCATCGTGGCTTCAAGGTGCACGTCTGGCATTGGGCGAGCCGGACTGGCTGCGCTGGCAGGCCCCTGCGGATGTGCATCTGACAATCCACTTTCTGGGCATGGTGGAAACGGCTGCGCAGGCGAGGCTGATTGGGACGGTCACTGCGGAAATCGCCGGGCAGCGGCCTTTCGCCATCCACGCTGAGCGGGGCCTGTGGTTCCCGGATGCGCTTCGGCCGGTCGTGCTGGCGATGTCGGTAACGCGGGGCGTGTCCTTGACCCATCTCGCTGCGCGGGTGGCGAATGCGGTCCGCGACGCGAGTCTGTCGAGCGATCCCCGTCCGTTCCAGCCCCACATCACGCTGGCGCGGTTGCGTCGGCGTCATCCTGCGCTGCCGGTCGCGCCGTCCTTATCGGCGGGGCGATTTTCCGCCTCCGAGTTGATTCTTTTCGAAAGTGCTGGGGCAGGCGGCCCGGTTCGCTATCATCCATGCCACGTCTTTCGATTCACAGGATCGGTCAGCGCCTAA